The following are encoded in a window of Mycobacteroides chelonae CCUG 47445 genomic DNA:
- a CDS encoding RND family transporter: MSTEQSRPFIARTIRNLSPLIILGWLALILYTTLASVNWDLTKAIPALENVAEERSVSLMPQDAPAVKAIMRMGKDFNESNSDSSAMIVLEGKDPLGEDAHTYYAGLIRELRNDPKHVEHVQDLWGDRLTSSSVQSPDEKAAYVQLNLVGNQGTAMGDESVAAIREIVNRTLPSAPTDVKVYVAGAAPLASDMQHAGNKSILKITAVTVVIIFTLLLILYRSVVTVILLLIMVGVELAAARGIVAFLGYHDVFVLSTFAVNMLVFLSIAAGTDYGIFFFGRYQEARQAGEDRETAYYTTYRSVAPVVLASGLTIAGAILCLHFTRLPYFQTMGIPCAIGMLTAVAVAVTLVPAGIAVASRFGLLEPKRKLRVQRWRGLGTAIVRWPAPILVASLAVALVGLSTLPGYKTSYNDRLYISGDIPANQGFAAAQRHFSESRLTPDVLLIETDRDLRNPADFLVLNKVAKAIFKVRGVSRVQGITRPEGTPIANTSVPFLLSLQSAGQVQATRFQKKRIADMQKQADDMSKMIATMQHTYLVMKQMSETTHRMTGHTHEVQQLTDDLRGSIALFDDFLRPIRNYFYWEKHCFDIPICFSLRSIFDALDAVDALDDGLMVLVRDMDQLDAIMPQLLVQFPQMISVMQSMRTSVLTMYATMSGQFASMDESTNDVMAMGQAFDASKNDDSFFLPPEVFKNPDFQRAMSSFLSPDGKTVRFIISHNGDPMSPEGITRIEQIRNAAEEALKGTPLVGGKIYLAGAASTAKDWKDGSTYDLLIAGIAAICLVFIIMLITTRSFIAALVIVGTVALSLGASFGMSVLLWQYILGINLHWMVLAMSVIILLAVGSDYNLLLVSRMKEELGAGLNTGIIRAMGGTGKVVTSAGLVFAATMASMVVSDLQIIGQIGTTIGLGLLFDTLIVRSFMTPAIAALLGRWFWWPQRVRPRPPSALLAPVGARPAAPAPGRLDDDEPTTELPKFND; the protein is encoded by the coding sequence ATGAGTACCGAGCAGTCGCGCCCGTTCATCGCGCGAACCATACGAAACCTGTCGCCCCTGATCATCCTGGGCTGGCTGGCGCTAATTCTGTATACGACGCTGGCATCGGTCAATTGGGACTTGACCAAGGCGATTCCGGCATTGGAGAACGTTGCAGAAGAGCGGTCGGTATCGCTGATGCCGCAGGATGCGCCGGCCGTCAAGGCCATCATGCGCATGGGCAAGGACTTCAACGAATCGAACTCTGACAGCTCCGCGATGATCGTGCTCGAGGGGAAGGACCCGCTCGGCGAGGACGCGCACACGTACTACGCCGGACTGATCCGCGAGCTGCGGAACGATCCCAAACACGTAGAGCACGTGCAGGATCTGTGGGGCGATCGGCTGACATCCTCGAGTGTGCAGAGTCCCGATGAAAAGGCTGCATACGTGCAGCTGAATCTCGTCGGCAATCAGGGCACCGCGATGGGTGACGAATCAGTGGCCGCGATCCGCGAAATCGTCAATCGGACACTGCCTTCGGCGCCCACCGATGTGAAGGTCTACGTGGCCGGTGCGGCGCCGCTCGCTTCGGACATGCAGCATGCCGGCAACAAATCGATTTTGAAGATCACCGCGGTCACCGTGGTCATCATCTTCACGCTGCTGTTGATCCTCTATCGCTCTGTTGTCACCGTGATCCTGCTGCTGATCATGGTGGGTGTCGAATTGGCCGCGGCCAGAGGCATTGTGGCGTTCCTCGGCTACCACGATGTTTTTGTGTTGTCGACATTCGCCGTCAACATGCTGGTCTTCTTGAGCATCGCCGCAGGCACCGATTACGGGATCTTCTTCTTCGGTCGCTATCAAGAGGCACGCCAGGCCGGTGAGGACCGGGAAACGGCCTACTACACCACATATCGCAGTGTTGCTCCCGTCGTCCTGGCTTCCGGACTGACCATCGCCGGGGCCATTCTGTGCCTACATTTCACGCGGCTGCCCTATTTCCAGACCATGGGAATCCCCTGTGCCATCGGAATGCTGACGGCCGTCGCGGTCGCGGTCACCCTGGTACCCGCGGGGATTGCGGTGGCCAGCCGATTCGGACTGCTTGAACCCAAGCGCAAGCTGCGGGTTCAGCGGTGGCGTGGGCTGGGTACGGCCATTGTCCGCTGGCCCGCACCCATCCTGGTCGCCTCACTGGCAGTGGCACTGGTCGGGTTGTCCACGCTGCCGGGATACAAGACGAGCTACAACGACCGGCTGTACATCTCCGGGGATATCCCGGCCAATCAGGGATTCGCTGCCGCGCAACGTCACTTCTCCGAGTCGCGACTGACGCCCGATGTGTTGTTGATCGAAACCGACCGGGATCTTCGGAACCCGGCCGACTTCCTGGTGTTGAACAAGGTGGCGAAGGCCATTTTCAAGGTGCGCGGAGTCTCACGGGTACAGGGGATCACCCGGCCCGAGGGAACTCCGATCGCCAACACATCGGTGCCCTTCCTGCTCAGCTTGCAAAGCGCCGGCCAGGTGCAGGCGACCCGCTTCCAGAAGAAGCGCATCGCCGACATGCAAAAGCAGGCCGACGACATGTCGAAGATGATCGCGACGATGCAGCACACATACCTCGTGATGAAGCAGATGTCCGAGACCACGCACCGCATGACGGGCCACACCCATGAGGTGCAGCAGCTCACCGACGACTTGCGGGGCAGTATCGCGCTGTTCGATGACTTCCTTCGACCGATACGCAACTATTTCTATTGGGAGAAGCACTGTTTCGACATCCCAATCTGCTTCTCGCTTCGATCGATCTTCGATGCGTTGGACGCGGTCGACGCGCTCGATGACGGGCTGATGGTTCTGGTCAGGGACATGGATCAGCTGGACGCCATCATGCCGCAGCTGCTTGTCCAGTTCCCTCAGATGATCTCGGTCATGCAGAGCATGCGCACCTCGGTGCTCACCATGTACGCCACCATGTCCGGGCAGTTCGCTTCGATGGACGAATCCACCAATGACGTGATGGCCATGGGGCAGGCATTCGATGCCTCCAAGAACGACGACTCGTTCTTCCTGCCTCCAGAGGTGTTCAAGAACCCGGACTTCCAGCGTGCGATGAGTTCGTTCCTGTCGCCGGATGGAAAGACGGTGCGGTTCATCATCTCCCATAACGGTGATCCGATGTCGCCGGAGGGCATCACGCGGATCGAGCAGATTCGGAATGCGGCGGAAGAGGCACTCAAGGGAACGCCACTGGTGGGAGGCAAGATCTATCTGGCCGGCGCCGCATCGACGGCAAAGGACTGGAAAGACGGCTCCACGTACGACCTGCTGATCGCGGGCATCGCGGCGATCTGCCTGGTTTTCATCATCATGCTCATCACCACCCGAAGCTTCATCGCGGCCTTGGTGATCGTCGGTACGGTGGCCCTCTCCTTGGGCGCGTCCTTTGGCATGTCCGTGCTGCTGTGGCAGTACATCCTTGGCATCAATCTGCACTGGATGGTGCTGGCGATGTCCGTGATCATCCTTTTGGCGGTCGGATCCGATTACAACCTGCTGCTGGTGTCTCGTATGAAAGAGGAGCTGGGTGCGGGGCTGAACACGGGCATCATCCGGGCGATGGGCGGCACCGGAAAGGTCGTCACCTCAGCCGGATTGGTGTTCGCGGCCACTATGGCCTCGATGGTGGTCAGTGATCTGCAGATCATCGGTCAGATCGGAACCACGATCGGGCTGGGCCTGTTGTTCGACACGTTGATCGTCCGCTCGTTTATGACGCCGGCGATCGCGGCCCTCCTGGGCCGATGGTTCTGGTGGCCGCAGCGAGTGCGTCCGCGTCCGCCGAGTGCGCTGCTCGCGCCGGTGGGCGCGCGCCCGGCGGCGCCTGCCCCGGGCCGCCTCGACGATGACGAGCCGACCACGGAACTACCGAAATTCAACGACTAA
- a CDS encoding hemophore-related protein has translation MNKKSLTKIAAVVGGATLALSAGAGLASADPVTDEMVNSTCTYDQANAALHAENPMAAEYFDASPPNQQFMREFLGAPKDKRITMINQVRGNQGIEYVIPVFQQMVRSCHKY, from the coding sequence ATGAACAAAAAGTCATTGACGAAGATTGCGGCGGTGGTAGGCGGTGCCACGCTGGCGTTGAGCGCCGGCGCAGGGCTCGCATCTGCCGACCCCGTTACAGACGAGATGGTGAATAGCACCTGTACGTACGATCAGGCGAACGCGGCACTACACGCGGAGAACCCGATGGCCGCGGAGTACTTCGACGCGTCGCCACCCAACCAGCAGTTCATGCGAGAGTTCCTCGGTGCGCCGAAAGACAAGCGGATCACCATGATCAACCAGGTGAGGGGCAATCAGGGGATCGAGTACGTTATCCCCGTCTTCCAGCAGATGGTGCGCAGCTGCCACAAGTACTGA